The Serpentinimonas maccroryi genome has a segment encoding these proteins:
- a CDS encoding lytic transglycosylase domain-containing protein, whose translation MTASTLARFFGPSDTALQSPPDAPAQRSVASRLQRLLRLGRGSLLLLGLALVLALGALALQPQLRQGLEYHTLGWLLQRQLAAVEVRVEPRAIERVTVADPSDLTGQQQRVTDWLSRKYRVAKEPMSALVAEAYVVGEQLDLDPKLILAVMAMESRFNPFAASPVGAQGLMQVMTRVHSAKLEDFGGKLAVFDPLTNLRVGAMILRDTIRRAGSIEGGLRLYVGAVSTDGRDYIDRVLSERDRLHRVAVGQRVGFNAGQRRTLGAASASSSPSAITEAAQMPAPGVVPDAVAPATLDIAPLTAAEREAKAPADTSPYPAQSLPS comes from the coding sequence TTGACTGCATCCACTTTGGCCCGTTTTTTTGGGCCTTCTGACACGGCGCTGCAAAGCCCACCCGACGCGCCTGCTCAGCGCAGCGTCGCTTCCCGGTTGCAGCGCCTGCTGCGCTTGGGCCGCGGCAGCCTGCTGTTGCTCGGGCTGGCGCTGGTGCTGGCTCTGGGCGCGCTGGCCCTGCAGCCCCAGTTGCGCCAAGGGCTGGAGTACCACACCCTGGGCTGGCTGCTGCAGCGCCAGTTGGCCGCAGTAGAGGTGAGGGTCGAACCCCGTGCGATCGAGCGCGTGACCGTGGCCGACCCGAGTGACCTGACCGGCCAGCAGCAGCGCGTGACCGACTGGTTGAGCCGCAAATACCGGGTGGCCAAAGAGCCGATGAGCGCGCTGGTGGCCGAGGCCTACGTGGTGGGCGAGCAGCTCGATCTGGACCCGAAACTGATCTTGGCCGTGATGGCCATGGAGTCGCGCTTCAACCCTTTTGCCGCCAGCCCCGTGGGCGCGCAGGGCTTGATGCAGGTGATGACGCGGGTGCACAGCGCCAAGCTCGAAGACTTTGGCGGCAAGCTGGCGGTGTTCGACCCGCTCACCAACCTACGCGTGGGTGCCATGATTTTGCGCGACACCATCCGCCGCGCCGGCTCGATCGAGGGCGGGCTGCGCTTGTATGTGGGGGCGGTGAGCACCGACGGGCGCGACTACATCGACCGCGTGCTCTCGGAGCGCGACCGGCTGCACCGCGTGGCTGTGGGGCAGCGCGTGGGTTTCAATGCCGGACAGCGGCGCACCTTGGGCGCGGCCAGCGCCAGCAGCAGCCCGTCCGCTATCACTGAAGCGGCGCAAATGCCCGCGCCTGGTGTGGTGCCCGATGCCGTGGCCCCCGCTACCTTGGACATCGCCCCGCTGACGGCCGCCGAACGGGAAGCCAAGGCCCCGGCCGACACCAGCCCCTACCCGGCGCAATCGCTGCCCTCCTGA
- a CDS encoding tRNA (cytidine(34)-2'-O)-methyltransferase has translation MFNLVLVHPEIPPNTGNAIRLSANTGCALHLIEPLGFAMDDKHLRRAGLDYHEYAAVRRYADWAAFLAQQQPDPQRLFAFSSLAQRSAFEPRYAPGDCFVFGCETAGLPPELLAQIAPEQRLRLPMRPGQRSLNLSNAVAVVAFEAWRQQGFAGGEPAAAVPGPIPAPG, from the coding sequence ATGTTCAACCTCGTCCTGGTTCACCCCGAAATCCCGCCCAACACCGGCAACGCCATCCGCCTGAGCGCCAACACCGGCTGCGCCCTGCACCTGATCGAGCCGCTGGGTTTTGCCATGGACGACAAGCACCTGCGCCGCGCCGGGCTGGATTATCACGAGTACGCCGCCGTGCGCCGCTATGCCGACTGGGCCGCGTTTCTGGCGCAGCAGCAACCCGACCCGCAGCGGCTGTTTGCGTTCAGCAGCCTGGCGCAGCGCTCGGCCTTCGAGCCGCGTTACGCGCCCGGCGATTGCTTCGTGTTTGGTTGCGAGACGGCCGGTTTGCCGCCCGAACTGCTGGCGCAAATCGCGCCGGAGCAGCGCCTGCGCCTGCCGATGCGGCCGGGCCAGCGCAGCCTGAATTTGTCCAACGCGGTGGCGGTGGTGGCCTTTGAGGCCTGGCGCCAGCAGGGTTTTGCTGGCGGCGAGCCGGCTGCCGCTGTACCCGGTCCAATCCCCGCGCCCGGCTGA
- a CDS encoding ParA family protein, translated as MTVIVVANPKGGVGKSTLSTQVAGYLARRGHTVLLGDSDRQQSASRWLALRPKQARPIVTWDASHNDNLKPPPGTTHVVLDTPAGLHGRDLKEVLKRADKLLIPLQPSVFDIMATQDFVAELQERRRSVGLPIGVVGMRVDARTLSAEKLRAFVQGLELPVLTYLRDTQNYINLAGQGLTLFDVAPGRVQRDLEQWLPICHWLEQ; from the coding sequence ATGACCGTGATCGTCGTCGCCAACCCCAAGGGCGGAGTGGGCAAATCCACTCTGTCCACCCAAGTGGCGGGCTATCTGGCTCGGCGCGGACACACGGTGCTGCTGGGCGACTCGGACCGGCAGCAGTCGGCCAGCCGCTGGCTCGCCTTGCGGCCCAAGCAGGCGCGGCCTATTGTGACATGGGACGCCAGCCACAACGACAACCTGAAACCGCCACCCGGCACCACCCACGTGGTGCTCGACACCCCCGCCGGCCTGCACGGGCGCGACCTGAAAGAGGTGCTCAAGCGCGCCGACAAGCTGCTGATTCCGCTGCAACCGAGCGTGTTCGACATCATGGCGACGCAAGACTTCGTGGCCGAGCTGCAAGAGCGCCGGCGCAGCGTGGGCTTGCCGATCGGGGTGGTGGGGATGCGGGTCGATGCGCGCACGCTCTCGGCCGAAAAGCTGCGCGCCTTCGTGCAAGGGCTCGAGCTGCCGGTGCTCACCTATCTGCGCGACACGCAAAACTACATCAACCTCGCCGGCCAAGGGCTGACGCTGTTCGACGTGGCACCCGGGCGGGTGCAGCGCGACCTCGAACAGTGGCTGCCGATCTGTCACTGGCTGGAGCAATAA
- a CDS encoding DUF1841 family protein yields MFEPSQADVRRFFCGVYAKLGQQAALEPIEVLAGQWIDRHPEYHAELADLDAALLAMQGPGQGQVQMPPRDNPFLHLSMHLSISEQCSIDQPPGIRQAVELLTARRGSVHAAQHEVMECLGRMLWESQRSGRPPDGAAYLDHVRRRATAD; encoded by the coding sequence ATGTTTGAACCCTCACAAGCCGATGTGCGGCGTTTTTTTTGCGGCGTCTATGCCAAACTGGGCCAGCAAGCAGCGCTCGAGCCGATCGAGGTGCTGGCCGGCCAGTGGATCGATCGCCACCCCGAATACCACGCCGAGCTGGCCGACCTCGATGCCGCCTTGCTGGCCATGCAGGGGCCGGGGCAGGGGCAAGTTCAGATGCCGCCGCGCGACAACCCCTTTTTGCACTTGTCCATGCACCTGAGCATCAGCGAGCAGTGCTCGATCGACCAGCCGCCGGGCATCCGCCAGGCGGTGGAGCTGCTGACGGCGCGCCGGGGCAGCGTGCACGCGGCGCAGCACGAGGTGATGGAGTGCCTGGGGCGCATGCTCTGGGAGAGCCAGCGCAGCGGCCGCCCACCCGATGGCGCCGCCTACCTCGACCACGTGCGCCGCCGCGCCACGGCGGACTGA
- a CDS encoding trimeric intracellular cation channel family protein → MQELLHWFQHLSVVIESGAVLAGALSGLLAAAHKRLDLVGVFTVAFLTAFGGGTLRDLLLDQRPFFWVEHQHWLWVLLILCLLAVLFMRQRHFAPTERAMQWPDALGLGLFAAIGVSKALAVGMPELVAVLMGVVTGVFGGVLRDVVCNEIPSAFNDHKPYAICAFVGGWVYVGWWHWSGSSEQAMLLCVVVTFGLRALALWRNWVVPPWKI, encoded by the coding sequence ATGCAAGAGCTGCTGCACTGGTTTCAACATTTGAGCGTCGTGATCGAGTCTGGGGCCGTGCTGGCCGGGGCCTTGTCGGGCTTGCTGGCGGCGGCGCACAAGCGGCTCGATCTGGTCGGGGTGTTCACGGTGGCCTTTCTGACCGCTTTTGGCGGCGGCACGTTGCGCGATTTGCTGCTCGATCAGCGCCCGTTCTTTTGGGTCGAGCACCAGCATTGGCTCTGGGTGTTGCTGATTCTGTGCCTGCTGGCGGTGCTGTTCATGCGCCAGCGCCATTTTGCGCCCACCGAGCGCGCCATGCAGTGGCCCGACGCGCTGGGGCTGGGCTTGTTTGCCGCCATCGGCGTGAGCAAAGCGCTGGCCGTGGGCATGCCCGAGCTGGTGGCTGTGCTCATGGGGGTGGTCACGGGCGTGTTTGGCGGCGTGCTGCGCGACGTGGTGTGCAACGAAATCCCCAGCGCCTTCAACGACCACAAACCCTATGCGATCTGTGCCTTCGTGGGTGGCTGGGTCTATGTGGGTTGGTGGCACTGGAGCGGTTCGTCCGAGCAGGCGATGCTGCTGTGCGTGGTGGTCACTTTTGGCCTGCGCGCGCTGGCGCTGTGGCGCAATTGGGTGGTGCCGCCTTGGAAAATCTGA